A genome region from Cherax quadricarinatus isolate ZL_2023a chromosome 59, ASM3850222v1, whole genome shotgun sequence includes the following:
- the LOC138854429 gene encoding uncharacterized protein, whose product MSGRHYTLSCFSLFLVGAAINAQGGEEEVRVFSLQPDIWKPPRDDVFIRFNMSLLRTSTSGLSEITICSRVFLTGLTTLQVLLSYATADTVDNAIMMYIEDGAHVFQYNNKPQPVIERVSLPSVLRKWRHYCHVFSRDTYSVYVDGVALASGPIQVDDRVLQLNGTFVVGQEQDKISGGFSRFQILKGYTTQVNIWNYGVSSRDIEDIANCRRNIHGNVVSSDRENFELMNVEVNMVSLWKFCHGDEKFIVFPEIRTFAESVRLCNLVGSNVYAPSNKKENSELNETLWEENMCDKVNLWIGVTDEKEEGVWRAVSDGRIVTDIFFTPGQPDNTRSENCMIMDSRLALWSDFSCLNYKACVSCEENLHIPLIFRGACMEWRTQTMFEVIGYNSHRTFFHGFYGLMIYRTSDQQWILFDTLTNKTQAVLSIASSNLYPLGRHEWLLVNPMCDRPVGSKVVLSLSVCKDGQYMCVNGECIDLASRCDAKDDCSDESDEDNCSILQIPNGYRSFKPPKNLDDATQPLQPILTLLFLRFLLIDDVQETINLEFIVDVSWTDSRLKYQNLRSDMLANQLSEQEVKDIWRPQLQFPNIRDGDLKLLKENVYVNKVNDSLPVDFNAVKMDEIYGGAAAEIVQRQHYSGSFVCDFSVFYYPFDVQRCNVLVQLTSVSRELVAFTKQKSAAEYRKDMNLPRYLVSDLYTQISNNQTREALIEVGYLLTRRFTLIVLSIYLPSVMLMVIGYTTLYVKVQMLDVSVEAGVRLVVSLTTLLVLYTFFNQTSTSLPQTAYVKMIDVWFFFCTSLLFVIIVIHVFVEKLASQGKDSVEDLAIPPRLSPFNPTATVFFGKVSGKPRRLGWGEEETGSWFWQYSSTSLSRLRLLWKQWYSSMSAEMLLFVLRTYVGPVVIMVFFVCYCCVIFS is encoded by the exons ATGTCTGGCCGTCATTACACACTCTCCTGCTTCTCTCTATTCCTGGTTGGTGCAGCCATCAATGCCCAAG gaggggaggaagaggttcGAGTGTTCTCACTTCAGCCTGACATCTGGAAGCCTCCTCGGGATGATGTCTTCATCAGGTTCAACATGAGTTTACTAAGGACGTCAACATCGGGCCTCAGCGAAATCACTATTTGTTCGAGGGTGTTTCTGACTGGTCTCACTACCCTACAGGTCCTCCTCTCCTACGCCACCGCTGACACCGTAGACAACGCCATTATGATGT ATATCGAGGATGGCGCACACGTTTTCCAGTACAACAATAAGCCTCAGCCGGTCATCGAGAGAGTGTCACTGCCGTCAGTGCTGCGTAAGTGGCGGCACTACTGCCACGTATTCTCCAGGGACACTTATAGTGTGTACGTGGACGGTGTGGCACTCGCCAGTGGACCCATCCAGGTAGACGACCGCGTTCTTCAACTTAATGGCACTTTCGTCGTCGGCCAGGAACAAGATAAGATATCTGGAGGCTTCAGCAGATTCCAAATTCTCAAGGGCTACACCACTCAGGTCAATATATGGAACTATGGTGTCTCCAGCAGAGATATAGAAGACATCGCTAATTGTAGGAGAAACATCCATGGAAATGTCGTCTCCAGTGACAGAGAAAATTTTGAGCTTATGAATGTGGAAGTAAACATGGTATCTCTGTGGAAATTTTGTCACGGAGATGAAAAATTCATCGTTTTTCCTGAGATTCGAACTTTTGCAGAATCTGTCAGATTGTGCAATCTCGTAGGGTCGAACGTGTATGCGCCATCGAACAAGAAGGAGAACAGTGAATTAAATGAAACACTGTGGGAGGAAAATATGTGTGATAAAGTAAACCTGTGGATCGGCGTTACAGATGAGAAAGAGGAAGGTGTATGGAGAGCAGTTAGTGACGGCAGGATTGTGACAGACATATTCTTCACTCCTGGCCAGCCAGATAACACCAGATCTGAAAACTGCATGATTATGGACTCGAGATTAGCTCTATGGAGTGACTTTTCATGCCTAAACTATAAAGCTTGTGTATCATGTGAAGAGAACCTTCATATCCCACTCATTTTTCGAGGAGCCTGTATGGAATGGAGAACTCAAACAATGTTTGAAGTAATTGGCTACAATTCTCACAGAACATTTTTTCATGGGTTTTACGGTCTCATGATTTACAGAACCAGTGACCAACAGTGGATTCTCTTTGATACGCTGACTAACAAAACTCAGGCTGTTCTCAGTATTGCGTCCAGTAACTTATACCCTCTCGGTAGACATGAATGGTTGTTGGTTAATCCTATGTGCGATCGTCCAGTCGGCAGCAAGGTGGTGCTGAGTTTGTCGGTGTGTAAGGACGGACAGTACATGTGTGTCAACGGAGAATGCATCGATTTAGCTTCTCGTTGCGACGCCAAGGATGACTGCAGCGACGAGTCAGATGAAGACAACTGTTCCATCCTTCAGATTCCCAATGGCTACCGTAGTTTTAAACCTCCTAAGAACCTCGACGACGCAACTCAACCTCTTCAGCCCATTCTCACACTCTTGTTCCTTCGCTTCCTCTTGATTGATGACGTACAGGAGACAATCAATCTTGAGTTTATCGTTGACGTAAGCTGGACAGATTCAAGACTTAAATACCAAAATCTTCGCTCTGATATGCTGGCGAATCAACTATCCGAGCAAGAGGTGAAGGATATTTGGAGGCCACAGCTACAGTTCCCTAATATAAGAGATGGTGACTTGAAGTTACTTAAAGAAAATGTTTATGTTAATAAAGTCAACGATTCATTGCCTGTCGACTTTAATGCTGTGAAGATGG ACGAAATATATGGAGGCGCTGCAGCTGAGATCGTACAGCGTCAGCACTACAGCGGCAGCTTCGTGTGTGATTTCAGCGTGTTCTATTACCCCTTCGACGTGCAGCGATGCAACGTATTGGTGCAACTGACCTCCGTCAGCAGAGAACTGGTTGCCTTTACGAAGCAGAAGTCTGCCGCTGAGTACAGGAAGGACATGAATCTGCCTAGGTACCTCGTGAGTGACTTGTATACCCAAATCTCCAACAACCAGACAAGAGAAGCACTGATAGAG GTGGGTTACTTGCTAACCAGAAGATTCACGCTGATCGTTCTCTCCATCTACCTGCCCTCCGTGATGCTGATGGTTATAGGATACACAACTCTCTACGTTAAGGTTCAGATGCTAGACGTAAGTGTGGAGGCTGGG gTACGTCTAGTCGTCAGTCTCACAACTCTGCTGGTCCTGTACACTTTCTTCAACCAGACCTCGACCTCGCTGCCCCAGACAGCCTACGTGAAGATGATCGACGTGTGGTTCTTCTTTTGCACTTCGCTTCTCTTCGTAATCATCGTCATCCACGTCTTCGTCGAGAAGCTTGCGTCTCAAGGGAAAGACTCCGTTGAAGACCTCGCTATTCCTCCTCGTCTGTCTCCTTTTAATCCTACTGCTACGGTCTTCTTCGGGAAGGTTAGCGGAAAGCCACGACGCTTGGGATGGGGAGAAGAAGAAACAGGGTCGTGGTTCTGGCAATATTCATCTACGTCTTTGTCGCGGCTGCGTCTACTGTGGAAACAATGGTATTCCTCCATGTCTGCTGAGATGCTATTGTTTGTTCTGCGGACCTACGTTGGACCTGTTGTTATCATGGTGTTCTTCGTCTGCTACTGTTGTGTCATCTTCTCTTAG